The following are encoded together in the Pelodiscus sinensis isolate JC-2024 chromosome 22, ASM4963464v1, whole genome shotgun sequence genome:
- the CARD9 gene encoding caspase recruitment domain-containing protein 9 isoform X1 gives MSEQEEDEMCWNNLENFRVKLISVIDPSRITPYLRQCKVITHDDEEQVLNDPNLVLRKRKVGVLLDILQRTGLKGFEAFLESLELYYPHLYKRITGKEPSRVFSMIIDSAGESGLSQLLMNEITKLQSIIQEERRKAQDLHLQLQAKEDALKEMRVRDSVLRKHQERAQKMKEERDHLSKELRKCKDENYELAMSYARQSEEKNAALMKSRDLQLEIDRLRHSLMKAEDDCKLERKHTMKLKHAIEQRPSHEVVWEIQREKELLLAKNQELENTLQVAKEGNLDKNSLYVQTLEADRRRVLAEHQELVNTIYSLRKELQRAEDLRDKHVEEKEVLELQCTALRKDSRMYKDRIEAILKQIEEVAAERDQVRPSPAWSPAAEVTGSAGSDTLWVTALPSRFPPQALLTREQFHMQYSKSLVAKDAYRKEIRELGERYDEMQLQLFQKEGQLLATEAKLKRLHQEQPALTSDLDDTSPRSSLELSLHGNLDGTLAEDTQQADPTDHPDGGNQQFSALENIQRLPSSNEGGPTNGELAEKERRRMKDSFEHYRRKRALRRVQKGRHHEVDWENTTGSDNTDTEGS, from the exons ATGTCGGAACAGGAAGAGGACGAGATGTGTTGGAATAACTTGGAGAACTTCCGGGTGAAGCTGATCTCTGTGATAGACCCCTCCAGAATAACACCGTATCTCCGCCAGTGCAAAGTGATTACCCATGACGACGAAGAGCAAGTCCTTAACGACCCCAACCTGGTCCTCCGGAAGCGGAAAGTAG GTGTCCTCCTGGATATTCTGCAGAGGACGGGCCTGAAAGGTTTCGAGGCCTTTCTCGAGAGCCTGGAGCTTTACTACCCGCATTTATATAAGAGAATAACCGGCAAGGAGCCCAGCAGGGTCTTCTCGATGATTATAG ACTCGGCCGGGGAGTCTGGCCTGAGCCAGCTCCTGATGAACGAGATCACGAAGCTGCAGAGCATCATacaggaggagaggaggaaggccCAAGATCTCCACCTGCAGCTCCAGGCCAAGGAGGACGCCCTCAAGGAGATGCGGGTGAGGGACAGCGTGCTGCGCAAGCACCAGGAGAGGGCCCAGAAGATGAAGGAGGAGCGGGACCACCTGAGCAAGGAGCTGCGGAAATGCAAGGACGAGAACTACGAGCTGGCTATGAGCTACGCCAGGCAGAGCGAGGAGAAGAATGCAGCCCTGATGAAGAGCCGGGATCTGCAGCTGGAG atcgaCCGTCTGAGGCACAGCCTGATGAAGGCCGAGGATGACTGCAAACTGGAGAGGAAGCACACCATGAAACTGAAGCACGCCATCGAGCAGCGGCCCAGCCACGAAGTGGTGTGGGAGATCCAGCGGgagaaggagctgctgctggccaagaACCAAGAGCTGGAGAACACGCTccag GTCGCCAAAGAAGGGAACTTGGACAAGAACAGCCTCTACGTCCAGACTCTGGAGGCTGATCGGAGACGGGTGCTGGCGGAGCATCAGGAGCTGGTGAACACAATCTACAGCCTGCGCAAGGAGCTGCAGAGAGCCGAGGACCTCCGGGACAAA CACGTGGAGGAGAAGGaggtgctggagctgcagtgcacGGCCCTGCGGAAGGACTCCCGGATGTACAAGGATCGCATCGAGGCCATCTTGAAGCAGATAGAGGAGGTGGCGGCCGAGAGAGACCAGGTGAGACCGTCTCCTGCGTGGAGCCCGGCTGCCGAAGTAACGGGCAGTGCAGGTTCAGACACCCTGTGGGTGACCGCTTTGCCCTCCCGCTTCCCGCCCCAGGCGCTGCTGACCCGAGAGCAGTTCCACATGCAATACTCCAAGAGCCTGGTCGCCAAAGACGCCTACCGCAAGGAGATCCGGGAGCTGGGGGAGCGGTACGACGAGATGCAGCTCCAGCTGTTCCAGAAGGAAGGCCAGTTACTAGCCACCGAGGCCAAGCTGAAAAGGTTGCACCAGGAGCAGCCCGCGCTG ACCTCTGACCTAGATGACACCTCGCCCAGAAGCTCCCTCGAG CTCTCTCTCCATGGGAACCTAGATGGGACCCTGGCTGAGGACACGCAGCAGGCGGATCCAA CGGATCACCCTGACGGTGGGAACCAGCAGTTCAGTGCTTTGGAAAACATCCAGCGCCTGCCGTCCTCAAAC
- the CARD9 gene encoding caspase recruitment domain-containing protein 9 isoform X3: protein MSEQEEDEMCWNNLENFRVKLISVIDPSRITPYLRQCKVITHDDEEQVLNDPNLVLRKRKVGVLLDILQRTGLKGFEAFLESLELYYPHLYKRITGKEPSRVFSMIIDSAGESGLSQLLMNEITKLQSIIQEERRKAQDLHLQLQAKEDALKEMRVRDSVLRKHQERAQKMKEERDHLSKELRKCKDENYELAMSYARQSEEKNAALMKSRDLQLEIDRLRHSLMKAEDDCKLERKHTMKLKHAIEQRPSHEVVWEIQREKELLLAKNQELENTLQVAKEGNLDKNSLYVQTLEADRRRVLAEHQELVNTIYSLRKELQRAEDLRDKHVEEKEVLELQCTALRKDSRMYKDRIEAILKQIEEVAAERDQVRPSPAWSPAAEVTGSAGSDTLWVTALPSRFPPQALLTREQFHMQYSKSLVAKDAYRKEIRELGERYDEMQLQLFQKEGQLLATEAKLKRLHQEQPALRITLTVGTSSSVLWKTSSACRPQTRGVQPTGSWLRRSDGG, encoded by the exons ATGTCGGAACAGGAAGAGGACGAGATGTGTTGGAATAACTTGGAGAACTTCCGGGTGAAGCTGATCTCTGTGATAGACCCCTCCAGAATAACACCGTATCTCCGCCAGTGCAAAGTGATTACCCATGACGACGAAGAGCAAGTCCTTAACGACCCCAACCTGGTCCTCCGGAAGCGGAAAGTAG GTGTCCTCCTGGATATTCTGCAGAGGACGGGCCTGAAAGGTTTCGAGGCCTTTCTCGAGAGCCTGGAGCTTTACTACCCGCATTTATATAAGAGAATAACCGGCAAGGAGCCCAGCAGGGTCTTCTCGATGATTATAG ACTCGGCCGGGGAGTCTGGCCTGAGCCAGCTCCTGATGAACGAGATCACGAAGCTGCAGAGCATCATacaggaggagaggaggaaggccCAAGATCTCCACCTGCAGCTCCAGGCCAAGGAGGACGCCCTCAAGGAGATGCGGGTGAGGGACAGCGTGCTGCGCAAGCACCAGGAGAGGGCCCAGAAGATGAAGGAGGAGCGGGACCACCTGAGCAAGGAGCTGCGGAAATGCAAGGACGAGAACTACGAGCTGGCTATGAGCTACGCCAGGCAGAGCGAGGAGAAGAATGCAGCCCTGATGAAGAGCCGGGATCTGCAGCTGGAG atcgaCCGTCTGAGGCACAGCCTGATGAAGGCCGAGGATGACTGCAAACTGGAGAGGAAGCACACCATGAAACTGAAGCACGCCATCGAGCAGCGGCCCAGCCACGAAGTGGTGTGGGAGATCCAGCGGgagaaggagctgctgctggccaagaACCAAGAGCTGGAGAACACGCTccag GTCGCCAAAGAAGGGAACTTGGACAAGAACAGCCTCTACGTCCAGACTCTGGAGGCTGATCGGAGACGGGTGCTGGCGGAGCATCAGGAGCTGGTGAACACAATCTACAGCCTGCGCAAGGAGCTGCAGAGAGCCGAGGACCTCCGGGACAAA CACGTGGAGGAGAAGGaggtgctggagctgcagtgcacGGCCCTGCGGAAGGACTCCCGGATGTACAAGGATCGCATCGAGGCCATCTTGAAGCAGATAGAGGAGGTGGCGGCCGAGAGAGACCAGGTGAGACCGTCTCCTGCGTGGAGCCCGGCTGCCGAAGTAACGGGCAGTGCAGGTTCAGACACCCTGTGGGTGACCGCTTTGCCCTCCCGCTTCCCGCCCCAGGCGCTGCTGACCCGAGAGCAGTTCCACATGCAATACTCCAAGAGCCTGGTCGCCAAAGACGCCTACCGCAAGGAGATCCGGGAGCTGGGGGAGCGGTACGACGAGATGCAGCTCCAGCTGTTCCAGAAGGAAGGCCAGTTACTAGCCACCGAGGCCAAGCTGAAAAGGTTGCACCAGGAGCAGCCCGCGCTG CGGATCACCCTGACGGTGGGAACCAGCAGTTCAGTGCTTTGGAAAACATCCAGCGCCTGCCGTCCTCAAAC